In the genome of Parasteatoda tepidariorum isolate YZ-2023 chromosome 10, CAS_Ptep_4.0, whole genome shotgun sequence, the window agaaagaaacaaaaagaaaattatcatagTCATTAGTTATAAGCAACCTTATTTGAAATACAGTAGAGTCCTGATTATCcgagaaatcaaatatttaaaggatttttttttgctccagtttattttttattttcaaaactaccgccgaaaaaaattctaaaatttatcttcctaacaccaagaaaaaaaagctgacGGAAAACAGAAGATTACCGATGAAATGATCGTTATTACCGtcaataacaaaaatgaatCTATCAAAGATGAAggcagtaaaaatgaaaatcaaccTATAAAAATCTCTCATACAGATGGACAGGGGTGATTGAGAGCCCAATTCAAAAATCCCGAAAATTTCTAGAGTAAAACCATTCAtgataatacataaatatgatcaatgatttcttgaaacttccgGACCTTAGATTTCCGGAAATTTTAGGATCgcggttagcgaaaaatccggaattttccggagcacaatcatctctggaTTGACTAAAAGCTAATGAAAGAGCTATTGAATACATAGAACAACAAGAATAGGCAACACTAGACTTCCTGTTTTCcctaaaaaaatggcaaaatgcTGCTGCAGAAAAGCAccaacgtaaaaaaaaaaaaaagattaaggaCTTTGTTCAGTAAAAACTCTAATTCTCGTAAAATACGctctttaagtgtttttaagtaagctttttcattattatatgaaTTGCATGTGGTgtactcataaaaatttttgtatttgttaaatatattacatttataccttctatttttctttccctttgCATACTCTTCGTTGTAACAAAGTTTTCGTTTATCTGAGTTTGTCGTGGTCCACATCAACGCAGATAATTAGGACTCTACTGTATTTCTATTAATCACAAGGGTAAAATAGGAAACAATGGTTTGTCATACATAACATTTTGTAGCAAGCATAAGTCTCTCTGAAACAGTCACAAGTAGGGACTAAAGGCTTTGTagattttatatcatttacaatttttctttccaaatgaCTAATGGTTGATATATTTGAAGGCAAAATccaatatataaaatgtaatgctcttcataaaattatttaagttacctgcattttactttattttcatacaCTTATCTTATTGtagtttgtttcaaatatttctatacTCATGTccacaaaataaggaaaatttagaATCACAAggaaattaaacacaaaaataaatatttaaactgtagAATTACCACACACATCTTCATGAATAACCTGCAAATTACATGAAATCACCAGATGATGCCGATAGTGTGTCACAATGTTGAGAGGGATGGTGGTATTTGCTCATAAGCATTCTGTAAGTTGCTCAGTGCCATAACCAAATAGTTACAACACAGAAGATGGATTTTTTTCcgggagggggggggggcagAATCATTGGATGCCTGGAATGTGGTCATATTCAGATGGAAATATCTAAGGAACTTGGAATTGCATTGGAGTGTCATTTCTAGGCTTTGACAGCAATCCCAAGATGATGAAAATGTCAGTAAATCATGTTACTGTACAATCCCTCCCCCCCAGTTACTAAGTCGAATGAAAACCAGTACTTGGTAGTCTGCCAAAAGAAGCAAAGAGAGTGTTCTACCACCTCATCAGATATCTGCAGCCACAGGTATCACAGTTTAAAGGCAAACCATGTACAGACGTTTcggaaatattgatttaaatatcagacattGGATCAAATCCAAACAAATCATGAGATGACGAGTTTACATGAGGATgcctatttaaaaattgcaataattgaaagcaacaaaaaaatagggcattgagcaaaaaaaaaaaaagagcaattactgatttttttttaaaaaaaagtaagttttaatttgaaaaaatttatgttgtttctattcaaaatatatctcagggtaaaaataaacaaaataagcaatgagttttaaaaagcaattaccCAGTTATTTATCTTTAGCcattcttaactttttatttcctgCTACTCTAAGTGCTTGTGTATTGTCAAATGAGCTACTTTTAGTGTTGTGATTTTTTCCCCaatgtttattgaaattcagcaataaacttaaaaaaaatcagcataaaactaatcTTTTCCTGCGAGAACAGAacatatagaaaattaaaggtGGGCATAATTTCGATTTAACCAATCATCGTAACATTCTGTTTGGCGAGGCATTTTGCAGCAAACAAAACTTATGTTCCTATCACCAAATGTTTATGCTTGtaaagattgaaaataattccCCATTCATTTAATTGCATGTGAAAATAGGAACATTATAAGAACAGTGAAATATTATATCTTAACGAAGTTATAAGAAATATTGTCCATGCTTCCTGCTTTCGTAACCAAAGCAAACCAGCAAATGTGAAGTGGCCTATATTTAGAGTGAGTGTAATGAATACAAGTAGAAAGCATCATCCAGAAGTATTAGTCCATAcaagtagaaaataataaaagaaacaaaacaataaaatatttaaatacatacacATCTTAAAAACTATATCAAGAAGATATAagaatgaataatatatttctaaacacTTACATCCTCCCAAGAATATTTAGCATTATTTCTTCTTTCACCCTCCATTGTATAGGTTTTACCTGTCCCTGTTTGAccataactattaaaaaaaaaaaaacatacataagaattttatgaattaaacttattttgttattagGGTTCACACCAGTATTGTAGCAATTGTTGCCAAATGTAATACAAATGTCACTGAAATCATAGGCATAAGCAACAAATTTGTCaccttaaaatacatttaaaatttacatagtaacgagaagagaaaaaaattatttcgttccACACGTAGTAAggaatttaacttaaataaaaaatttctctttttgtgagttcgattaaaatattaatttaatgagttactattataaatacataataaaacaaagattCTTTTGTTTATCAATATAAGTCAGTTTGAAAAACGAAACTATACACATATTTCtcttttctagtaaaaaaatgataaaaattgaatcaCGTAACTAATCCCTCAATATTTACTcaacaaaatttcattcatataattATGACAATTAACAAAACgaaattctaaaacaatataCCAGCAGTTAACGTAATGTAGATCACAGTGcccaaacaatatatttttctatagcTTTTAACACAACCAGCAAATTATACTGCTCTCTcatcaagaattaaaataaagggaATAACTgtttacaaacatttaatattgttttgattCTATTGTTTAAActgtattacaaattaaatctaacaacaaaaaaaaaacttactcgggaagtttaaaaaaaaaatagtcatgtCATGCAATGACTTCATGAAAGAGCCCAAGACTTCcggtagtttttttaaaaaatttttttaggatagATGGTGAATATAATAATCAATAGActacattaattgtttaaaaaatatatctaattgaaaaaaattaataagcaatCCGCATTAATACAatatcacaaatttaaatttaataataaaacttataaaagtttGTCTGTAAACAAATAGTTGCTTGTCTTAAATCGAAAAAATActactaaaaaagaaatgatctcaaattaaaaatatgaactataaATCAAGAGgctacaaaaaatatatcaagaaaactgattattttttaaaaacttcgtaATTCCACGATTGgaacaaaaatttgtattagCAGGTATTACAGGAATACTTGCTGAGAAACTTTGAATGCATTGAACTTTGAatgaaaactttgaaataaacattgaatgctaactaaaataaaaaataaaaattataaattaaatatataatcttacGCTAAAATTGTACAGTTGAAACCTTTTAAAACTTCCTGAATTAAAGGTGCAGCGACAGATTTATAGACATCaatctaaaaataacaaaaatcagatataagtatattttaaacgtACAAATAATCTtacaaataaaagtgaaaatcaaagaattttcataaaattttgtctaatgAACTACAAGCCTCCACAAAGGGAACCACCATACTGGATGAGTGCGAGATTACTTCCCATCTCTCTCGTTGCGATTGGACAAACAGCGGATTACAACACGGCACTTACTCAATGGCTACCCAGAAGCCTAGACCTAATACTTTGTGATTTTGTCCGATGGAGGCAGGTGAAGAATAAGGCATTTGTCCATCCCCCCTTGTTGATCTAGTGAAGCTAAAACAGCGTATTACAATCACTTTTGATGAACTTGATTAATATACCTTAACACAAGCTTGGACGGAAATGGATTACTGTTTTGATGTAGGCCATGTGAAAAGGAAGTTACACATAAAACATTTGTGATTGTCTTTAGCAAAACTTGGtaattccatttaattttgttacaggTAAAGTAGAATATAAATGGTTACAAATATTGCCCAAAACAGACTCCAAAGATCAGCACGGAAAAAAAGTCAGAAGAAAAGCAggacaattaatttttttaaagtaatagaaaaggaagaaaatccaactactaaattataatttacaaactaAACAACAATCTCCAGTcgaaaaagttataataagGAAGACTATTACACCTTGTGAAATAGGCTGTACTTGTTATATTAAGCTTTCACTGTACTATAAAGGAGTCGGAAAAAGATCTGGAAcatcaggaaaaaaaaggttaaaaaagaagaatctggacaaatgtttattaaaaatatgaaacatgttTAGAACATTAGCTCTTAAAATGATCATATATTgtacttcaatatttaaaaaaatattttaccgctGTTCTATACTGCcttaaaagtatgttttcttgttgtttttttaaagatatttacgaAGAACAAACCTTTCAAACTTTTCTGAAGATGGTAAAATCAAAGGGTAAAActtagtttctttttcaaaaaaagggggagagaaaatattttttatctatttttttttttaatatataatatacctGTATACTTGTTATATTACCTCGAAATATTTATCCAAAATTACTAACTGAAAATAAAGTGAAGTATCtctggttattttatttaattgaaaatttagaataatgcaAGCCACAATTGTATACAAGATAGCATTTTTAGAAATCAGGTTCATTGTATCAAAGCATGTGATAACAAGCGACTAGTTTTGCATACTTTTAGTCACCATGTCACAAGAATGCactagaaataataaatatctagcTAACAATAAACTAAAGAATTACTGcgattttatctaattttaaaatttacatttaattgaaaactcACAATAATGCAAACCACAGTTGTATACAGGATAGCATAGTTAGAAATCAGGTTCATTATATCAAAGCATGAGGGCTCATTATATCAATCATTGTATACAAGATAACACCTTCAGACACTACATTCAAGTTACCTGCTTAACATCTGGAGGAAAGACTTTGTCAAAAGTAAATTCTTTATTCCTGTCCCTCACAACaaccttcttttctttttgaataacaTCTACAACAGAGAATGAATCTTGTTTCCGCTCTATACCATTTAGTGGCCTATAGGAAATAAAAGACTATGAAAAATACAAGGagtgaaattaacaaaagttaTACAGTTTCTCCCATAAAGCAGACACctcaagattaattttaattaattattttattaggtgGGAGAGAGCAGCTTTCACATGCTGCTTTTTGAATGTGAgcttaattcttttaacttttgaaaaataagcaagCATTCGACTGCCGACTTCCTAGTTTCaacgtaacttcaatatttaatgattattttagcaatattttttaataataatttttgtagaaatattttaaataagtatgacagataaagaaattaatacaaattgcAAATAATGTACTAAGGTTATCTCACAAAAATTTGAGATACTAATTCACAATACAATTGAAACTAATGTCATATAACAggacaaaatatataatattttttgtattacaaTTCActgaaattacttataaaaatatattttaaatactatttttccaACCAGAGAGTTGTGGTCTGACACTTTTAGAATACTGCAACATTTAACTGGTGAAGTACTTCTAGAATCTCTCTTTCACTGTACATAACATAGAACACAATTATTCAATTGGATAGCAAGGCAATATTTCATTATTgcataaataacttttcttgataaaaattttttttgaaaaatgatctttctaaagattaatttatttctccttttaaaacatttagtaGTTTTCATAATCCTAAAATGCCTGCCAGGTGGCCAAGCAGTTAGTATGCCTGACTGAAAGTAGATAATTGGGTCCTATTACggttagtaaaaatattatttaagatgtAAATTAGATTGAGAGATGAACAATgtaaattacattacattacaaaatcataactataaaatttagaagaaattctgaaattaaagaaaGGATTTGCCTATCATGATCAGTGGtaaaataatcgccaagtctttgAAACTTCTGTGAAGCAGCCAAGCAAAacacaagctttttttttttttaaaattgcaactttgaaataaatttagctCCTTAGCAATTGTAGTTGGATTGTCAAATCACGGTTCGGATATAACAACAAATAGATTTTCATTGTCAAGAAGCTGaaggttaaaagaaaattgtaacaaatgatTTAGAACAACAAACGAGCCCATGGAAACataaattagcattaaattttttaataattcctgctattttttattctaaaccaTTTAGAACGTgtgtaaattaagttctccTGCAAATTTCATCTCCTAAGAGATAGCGACTATATTTCGAAATTACTTTGTAgccactacatttaaaaaaaactgttgtaaaaatcaacagaaaaaagtagtttttacgactactatgttatgcaaaaattacaaaaattttaatataaaagcgTAATGTTGCAACTTAATCAGAGTATTGAAAAGTTTGCATTTATATTCTGCTTTAAcagatttttcatgaaaataaaaattttaaaaaaaagctcaattCAGCAAGAGAACTGCAACATAACGTCTGTTATAAGTAATGAAAACTCCTTTAAATTACTACAACTGATTTCAATTCTGACGATACACGAAGAGGATAGAACTAAACTTCATTTATCTGCACCAGaagcttgaaactttttacaatactatttaatttacaaaagaaaatactaaTGCACATAATGAGGTAAACAAACCTGCAACGAGCAAAAACTTGTATTTTCGATACTTCTTGGTTCTTCTCCCCTTTCCTCATATTGACAAAAAgtgtttatcttatttaatgatgacaattattttaattaataaataaaagttttaagaaaacaaagaattatttgCAAAGCGAACAGTGGTAGCGTTGGTGGCagtcagtaaaaatattttctaattcaaaGTTAGCGCCCATCCAATCATTGCAAGCTTTTAGATCACGTGAAGCTCAGAAAGttatagtagtttttttttctatttattcttttgatcATGTGATTCGTGTGGAAAgccaaaatgaaaataaacacttGCGAATAAATGTTATATCGAGTTTATTTGTGCTGgatgttatttaattatcttgaaATATAAGTTTGGCTTCATTTAATATTGTACATTTCTGTTGAATTGCCTTATATAATCAGGAACAGAGGGCGCATCTGCGTCCAAAACTAAATAATCCATTGcgtattttgttttagttttattatagaGTTCTCTGTTTTCAGCTGATGTGTTACGATCGCTAATATGatcttaattacattaatttacgcaaaagagaatttaattttagacaggctttgaaatattaataacatttacttTCATCTGAAATTCCAcaatgtcttttaaaaatctaaaggCATCCTATATTTCTGGCTTAGGTTATCTTACTCATCAACAACAATATGAAATGAATGAAGGGGGGATACAACTATTAAACAGGAGATTTAGATACAGtagaaatcttttcaaaaaagatcTGTATGCACATTATGGGTGCGTCAATGCCATAGAATTTTCGAATGATGGTCAATGGATGATTTCGGGCGGCGACGATAAAAGAGTACTTGTAtggaaaatgattaaaactcTTACATCGTCATCTAACTCTTATCAACCAACTGCTATGAAATCGGAACACAATAGTAACATTTTCTGTTTAGCATTTAACAAATCTCACACGAAATTGCTTTCGGCTGGAAATGATGAGCAAGTAATATTGCATGACATCAACACTAGAGAAAGTCTTGACGTCTTTCCTCACCAAGAAGCTGTTTATGGGTTATCAGCTGATCCCATGGATGACAACTTGTTTGCTACTTCGTGCGATGATGGTCGCGTTTTAATTTGGGATATTCGACAAAGTATAGATGAACCATTAGTTCTTGCCAGTAATGCCAATGCATATCATGCTGTTATGCACAATCCTGTAGAGCCTCATTTCCTAGCAACAGCAAATGCAAAAGAAGGTGTATGCTTATGGGACATTCGTAAACCTAACACTTATGTCATTAAATATGGGTCATCTTTATTAACGCACAGTGCAATGAGTGTTCGTTTTAATGCCACTGGCAATCATTTGTTAGCCTTAAGGCGAAGACTACCCCCTGTACTTTATGACGTAACTTCTGCTCATCATATCGCTGAATTTGATCATCCTGAATACTATAATTCTTGCACTATGAAAAGCTGCTGTTTTGCAGGAGACAAGGATCAGTACGTTTTATCTGGGTCGGATgattttaagctttatatttgGGAAGTTCCGGATGTCACTTCCAGAAAAGGCAATCTAATTGCAAAAACCCATTTTGTTTTGCGGGGGCACAGATCAATTGTTAACCAAGTGCGATATAACAATACATATGGAGTTATTGCCTCATCTGGTgtggaaaaaatcattaagttaTGGAGCTCATTTCCTATGTCCCACTCTGACGAAAGTGAAGCAGAAGGATTGAGAAAAGTGTACAGCCATGaagaatacataaatttagttcTTCGGAGTGGTCAGTTTATGACTCACGACTACAGTCATCATTCCACTCGAGAAGATCCCAGAATGATGGCATTTTTTGATTCTTTAGTTCAAAGGGATATCGAAGGCTGGACCTCCGATTCTAACGATGCTTCGGAAAGAACCACTCGGGACGGTTTCTGTTTTGAAGTCCAATCTTCGGAAGATTCGACAACAAGTATTTCATCCTCCTCTTCTGAAGATGAATTGGAGAACATTACTCAACGGAGCAAACGGGCTCTTCTTGAAATATTCAACGATAGATTGGTTGAATTACCTAGCACGTTTAGTAGCACTGATAGAGCTGCTGCTAACAATGCTTcttcaaataatcaaaatactGATAGTCATGTGATTAGTAATGAAGATACTGCTCCAAATAGTTCAATAGTTAACGAAGACAGACCTTTGGATCGAGCTTCAACTAACAGGGTCTTGAACATTAGTCAACCAGCGAGTGAAGTGGGAGTCACCAGGCGATTGTTTTCCGACAGAGATGGTATGGGCGGACGTATACTTACAGATACTGATAGTGTTATAAGTCGCTATTTTTCTGGTAGAGAGGGTGCAACTAGTCGTTTATTTGCTAATAGAGAAGAGGCTGCAAGCTATTTGCTTATAAACCGTCAAACTGTCTCCACACATCTGAACAATAATGAAACAACCAATGAAGATTCTGAAAGTAATGAGAGAAATCCACCGACTTCAGATAGAATATCACAGCTCATAGCTCAAAAACGCCGTGTGCAGAAATTAAAATCTGCTCGAAAGTCAATGAAACgagaaaatgttgttttaagaaaattcaagaGAACAAGTAGAAAATCGGACAAGAGGCCATCTGAGGAGAATAACGAAGTAGGTTTTCGACCTCTGAATTTAGGTAttggaaacaaaaaatctgcAAGTCTTAATgccaaaattaaacttttgagaAAAAAGCGAGCACAGTTGAGTAAAACTCCAAACTTAGATGGTAACAGTTCTGACTCTGATGACTATGaagattgtaaaaataatgttcaaagTGCTAGCAAATTATGTGATATGAACTCTGTTTCAAATGGgaataaaaagaagaatgaaGAAAGTGATTCTTCTAATAATGGGTTGAACTATGTTTCAAATgggaataaaagaaagaatgaagAAAGTGATTCTTCTAATAATGGGTTGAACTATATTTCAAATGGGAACAAAAGGAAGAATGAAGAAAGTGATTCTTCCAATAATGGGAtcacaaaagtattttttaagcgtagcaagagttttaaaaaaatatcagataccACAAATGATTTAGTAAATTCGCAAAACCCGCAATTTAAGAGTGATCTTTTGAAAGATTCTTCAGATGCTAGTAAAAgttctaatttaaattctatatggCCCAATTCTGAAACTAATAAGAGTCCTTGTTGCAGTGGAGTTAGTAGCAATACTAATGCTTGtgaaaattctttcattaaCGAATACCCTATACCAAATGATGAAAATGAAATCAGGGAAAATCTGAGCTCTAGTATTAATGATTCTGACTCGAGGGTTGTTGAAAGTTCCGTTGTGAATAGAGATAAGACTAACTGTGATGAATCTAGTGAACTgaacaattcaattttaggtTCTACCAATAAGGATTTGAATGGAACTGAAATACCTAGTGATAATTCAAATTCGTCTTTTTGTTTTCCGATATCAGTTGTTAAACATGGCAGAAATTAtcgtaaaagaaatattgaagacTCCAATGAGGATTAAATTGATGatgtagaaaaattatatagctatttatacttctgtaaattttttattgctattgtgttctttttttgttgtcatttaATCGACTAAtctttaataactattattttcttcCAATCCCTGTGAATTAGTTAATGCAGGCAACCATTTAACCTGCTGAATCTCCtatcaaaacacaaaattaaccaaattttaaaatttctgttatttccaatttataattatctaattgcggaaaaccatttttttaaaattattatatacaatatttttcagttgcCCCCGTGGCAGAATCACGGCGACATTGTTGCAGGACATTAccgagttcttgcagaaagatttttcttttgaaaagtaaaaaaaaaattacctctaATTATTTTCTGACAGAAATTTACCTGttatatttgaatcatgcatttagataatcactttttgacaccCCCAATGTACGCCGATAGTATCGTAAATTGATGTAttgttttgattgtattttcgTCAGTTATTGATACTGATTTtcacttgaattttaaatatcccgatTAACAAcatggaaaattcgaatcgtgtatttgagtattttttatttatttaaaggcaATAATTCTGtcgaattttatcaattattgctattgatttctccatagtttttaaatccgatattttttatgcGATATCATTTTTATACAGCAGCCTAATCAAGAGGCGAAACACGGATTTGAGGTGTCCGATTCGAGTGATTCTGTTGTCGATCTTTTTTTTCGCCAAGTACTACTAcggatttaatgatttttaatatattttttttattgtgatgattagTTACAAAAGGCGAAGGAAATAATTTCTGCTTTCCCCCTCCCAACAAAATGCGAAAATGTTACcgataatattagaataaaaattacatgttaaattttttaaaaattacctatatattttttttttgtaaacacagcactcttgttattttaaattagtaacatacctgtttattattaaaaaaagtatcttgcagaaagatattagtgatAGAGAGTTGGGTCGCAGATAGCTCGAacaaattctgccacagggtcAGTTGCCTTCAGCACAACATCAATACAGGGTAGTAATTTTAACTGGTTAAAGCTGATTTTGATCAGGAGGCtgaataaaaatggttttaaccTTCTGAAAGTTTTCAAAACGAGAATGACTGCTAAAAATGGCCTTAATCAGGCTTAATAATGAATTActctgca includes:
- the LOC107447648 gene encoding uncharacterized protein; the encoded protein is MSFKNLKASYISGLGYLTHQQQYEMNEGGIQLLNRRFRYSRNLFKKDLYAHYGCVNAIEFSNDGQWMISGGDDKRVLVWKMIKTLTSSSNSYQPTAMKSEHNSNIFCLAFNKSHTKLLSAGNDEQVILHDINTRESLDVFPHQEAVYGLSADPMDDNLFATSCDDGRVLIWDIRQSIDEPLVLASNANAYHAVMHNPVEPHFLATANAKEGVCLWDIRKPNTYVIKYGSSLLTHSAMSVRFNATGNHLLALRRRLPPVLYDVTSAHHIAEFDHPEYYNSCTMKSCCFAGDKDQYVLSGSDDFKLYIWEVPDVTSRKGNLIAKTHFVLRGHRSIVNQVRYNNTYGVIASSGVEKIIKLWSSFPMSHSDESEAEGLRKVYSHEEYINLVLRSGQFMTHDYSHHSTREDPRMMAFFDSLVQRDIEGWTSDSNDASERTTRDGFCFEVQSSEDSTTSISSSSSEDELENITQRSKRALLEIFNDRLVELPSTFSSTDRAAANNASSNNQNTDSHVISNEDTAPNSSIVNEDRPLDRASTNRVLNISQPASEVGVTRRLFSDRDGMGGRILTDTDSVISRYFSGREGATSRLFANREEAASYLLINRQTVSTHLNNNETTNEDSESNERNPPTSDRISQLIAQKRRVQKLKSARKSMKRENVVLRKFKRTSRKSDKRPSEENNEVGFRPLNLGIGNKKSASLNAKIKLLRKKRAQLSKTPNLDGNSSDSDDYEDCKNNVQSASKLCDMNSVSNGNKKKNEESDSSNNGLNYVSNGNKRKNEESDSSNNGLNYISNGNKRKNEESDSSNNGITKVFFKRSKSFKKISDTTNDLVNSQNPQFKSDLLKDSSDASKSSNLNSIWPNSETNKSPCCSGVSSNTNACENSFINEYPIPNDENEIRENLSSSINDSDSRVVESSVVNRDKTNCDESSELNNSILGSTNKDLNGTEIPSDNSNSSFCFPISVVKHGRNYRKRNIEDSNED